Proteins from a genomic interval of Clostridium sp. M62/1:
- a CDS encoding bifunctional 5,10-methylenetetrahydrofolate dehydrogenase/5,10-methenyltetrahydrofolate cyclohydrolase, whose protein sequence is MITLRGAEVSEKLKVQVQEGLSELGRIPRLAIVRVGERPDDISYEKGAVKKMDAFGLEVVKYTFPENISDREFKAAFREINENPDVDGILVLRPLPEQIVQEDIDRMIHPLKDLDGISPVNIAKVFSGDNTGFAPCTAEAVMDILRLNDIPVAGRRAVIVGRSMVVGRPLAMLFLQENATVTVCHTRTVDLPEICRSAQILVAAAGCAKMVDRTYVGEGAIVVDVGINVDENGHLCGDVDFEDIREQASMATPVPGGIGSVTTAVLAKRLVNAALAQARAERETNAGL, encoded by the coding sequence ATGATTACATTACGAGGAGCAGAGGTTTCTGAGAAACTGAAGGTACAGGTGCAGGAGGGGCTTTCAGAGCTGGGACGTATCCCGCGCCTTGCGATTGTCCGTGTTGGGGAGAGGCCCGATGATATTTCTTACGAAAAGGGCGCCGTTAAGAAGATGGATGCTTTCGGGCTGGAGGTGGTGAAGTATACCTTTCCGGAGAATATAAGCGATCGGGAGTTCAAGGCTGCCTTTCGGGAGATCAACGAGAACCCGGATGTGGACGGCATCCTCGTCCTGAGACCGCTGCCTGAGCAGATCGTTCAGGAGGATATTGACCGGATGATCCATCCGCTCAAGGATCTGGACGGCATCTCGCCGGTGAACATCGCAAAGGTGTTCAGCGGAGATAACACAGGGTTTGCACCCTGCACGGCTGAGGCGGTTATGGATATCCTCCGCCTGAATGATATTCCTGTAGCCGGAAGGCGCGCTGTGATTGTGGGCCGGAGTATGGTGGTGGGACGGCCTTTGGCTATGCTGTTTTTGCAGGAGAATGCGACGGTGACAGTCTGCCATACCAGAACTGTGGATCTGCCGGAAATCTGCCGGAGCGCCCAGATTCTTGTGGCAGCTGCCGGATGCGCCAAAATGGTGGACAGGACGTATGTGGGAGAGGGAGCTATTGTAGTGGATGTGGGTATCAATGTGGACGAAAACGGCCATCTGTGCGGCGATGTAGATTTCGAGGACATCAGAGAACAGGCGTCTATGGCTACTCCTGTGCCGGGAGGGATCGGTTCGGTGACCACCGCAGTGCTTGCAAAGCGCCTCGTGAACGCGGCTCTGGCACAGGCCCGGGCGGAGAGAGAAACGAATGCAGGCTTATAG
- a CDS encoding AzlD domain-containing protein: MEMERVLICVALMALVTYIPRVLPVTIFRKQIQSPFIRSFLDYTPYAVLGALTFPDVFFSTGHILSAAGGTAVAVYLGYRGKSLVVVALAAILAVYLLELAAGAAVL; the protein is encoded by the coding sequence ATGGAGATGGAGAGAGTTCTTATCTGTGTGGCGCTGATGGCTCTTGTGACTTATATTCCAAGGGTGCTTCCAGTTACGATTTTCAGAAAACAGATTCAGTCGCCCTTTATCCGTTCCTTTTTGGACTATACACCTTATGCAGTGCTGGGGGCACTGACGTTTCCGGATGTATTTTTTTCCACAGGGCATATTCTTTCTGCAGCCGGAGGTACGGCTGTGGCAGTATATCTGGGCTACAGGGGAAAGAGCCTGGTGGTGGTAGCGCTTGCCGCTATTTTGGCCGTATATCTGCTGGAACTGGCGGCCGGAGCGGCTGTTCTGTGA
- a CDS encoding AzlC family ABC transporter permease encodes MNWKRDFKKGLKAGIPIGLGYIPVSFTFGFLAVSGGLPVWVAVVISLTNLTSAGQFAGTNLIFAGAGYFEVALTTFVINIRYMLMSLSLSQKLDKKTGTLERLVMAFGITDETFVVGSLQTGVLTAPFMLGLISMPIVGWNLGTLLGGCISTILPQALQNAMGIALYAMFIALIIPAARKSFPVLFVILTAVAVNCAVKYIPLFAFVSDGFRVIIATVAAAAAGAWVFPSREEEHKERELS; translated from the coding sequence ATGAACTGGAAAAGAGATTTTAAGAAAGGGCTGAAAGCCGGAATCCCCATCGGTCTGGGCTACATTCCGGTTTCTTTTACGTTTGGTTTTCTGGCAGTTTCCGGAGGACTTCCCGTCTGGGTGGCAGTGGTGATCTCGCTGACCAATCTCACCAGCGCAGGACAGTTTGCAGGGACGAATCTGATCTTTGCGGGGGCGGGATATTTCGAGGTGGCGCTCACCACCTTTGTCATCAATATCCGGTACATGCTGATGTCGCTTTCACTGTCCCAGAAGCTGGACAAAAAGACAGGGACTCTGGAACGGCTGGTGATGGCCTTCGGAATTACAGATGAAACATTTGTGGTCGGCTCTCTGCAGACAGGGGTTTTGACTGCTCCCTTTATGCTGGGACTTATCTCCATGCCTATAGTGGGATGGAATCTGGGAACGCTTCTGGGAGGCTGCATTTCTACGATCCTTCCCCAGGCACTCCAAAATGCCATGGGAATCGCTCTGTATGCCATGTTTATCGCCCTGATTATTCCGGCGGCGAGAAAATCGTTTCCTGTGCTTTTTGTGATTCTGACGGCAGTGGCTGTGAACTGTGCAGTGAAATATATACCGCTGTTTGCCTTTGTCTCAGACGGGTTCAGAGTAATTATTGCCACAGTGGCGGCAGCGGCGGCCGGAGCCTGGGTATTTCCAAGCAGGGAAGAGGAACATAAGGAGAGGGAGCTCTCCTAG
- a CDS encoding IS110 family transposase, with protein MIYVGIDVAKDKHDCFITNSDGKVLFPVFTIQNNRDGFDVLFSRIQSSSSDVSNIKVGLEATGHYSYNLLGYLIDKGLHTFVINPLHTNLYRKSLSLRKTKTDKVDARTIALMLMSDVNLKSYSDTSYHNEELKSLTRYRFRKVQERAQLRQSVSRLVTILFPELEKLVPSLHIASIYALLSEFPSAGTIASCHLTHLTKRLENASKGRYSREKAIEIRNAARASIGSNMPAKSLELKHTLRLIGELDSEISEIESEIKRIMDEIHSPILTIPGIGYRMGAMILAEIGDFSRFDSPDKILAYAGASPSTYQSGQMESSYSHMEKRGSRYLRFALINATKYVCQWDETFGAYLQKKISEGKHYNVAITHAAKKLVRLIYAMEKSGKPYIKTA; from the coding sequence ATGATCTACGTTGGAATTGATGTCGCTAAGGATAAGCATGACTGCTTTATCACCAATTCAGATGGCAAAGTCCTTTTTCCGGTTTTTACCATTCAGAATAACCGGGATGGATTTGATGTTCTTTTTTCCAGGATTCAATCCTCTTCTTCAGATGTGTCCAATATAAAAGTAGGACTGGAGGCCACTGGACACTACTCTTACAACCTGCTCGGTTATCTTATTGACAAAGGTCTCCACACCTTCGTTATCAATCCGCTCCACACAAATCTTTACAGAAAAAGTCTCAGCCTTAGAAAGACGAAAACAGATAAGGTTGATGCCCGAACCATTGCTTTGATGCTCATGTCTGACGTGAACCTGAAGTCCTACTCAGATACATCATACCATAACGAGGAGTTAAAGTCACTCACCCGTTATCGTTTTCGTAAGGTTCAGGAACGCGCTCAGCTTAGACAGTCTGTTTCCAGGCTTGTTACCATTCTCTTTCCAGAATTGGAAAAACTTGTTCCTTCGCTTCATATCGCTTCTATCTACGCCCTTCTTTCCGAGTTTCCTTCTGCCGGAACGATTGCCTCCTGCCATTTGACACACCTGACGAAGCGGTTGGAAAACGCTTCAAAAGGCCGTTACAGCCGGGAGAAAGCGATTGAAATACGGAATGCTGCCAGAGCCTCCATCGGTTCCAACATGCCTGCCAAATCTCTGGAATTAAAGCACACACTCCGGCTAATTGGTGAACTGGATTCCGAAATCTCAGAAATTGAATCCGAAATCAAACGGATCATGGATGAAATCCATTCTCCCATCCTGACCATTCCAGGAATAGGCTACCGCATGGGCGCCATGATCCTGGCAGAGATTGGAGATTTCTCCCGCTTTGATTCGCCGGATAAGATCCTGGCATATGCCGGAGCTTCTCCATCTACCTATCAATCCGGGCAGATGGAATCCTCTTATTCCCACATGGAGAAACGGGGATCGCGCTATTTACGTTTTGCTCTGATCAATGCCACCAAATACGTCTGCCAATGGGATGAAACTTTCGGTGCATACCTTCAGAAGAAGATTTCTGAAGGGAAACACTACAACGTCGCCATCACCCACGCCGCAAAGAAACTTGTACGGTTAATTTACGCAATGGAAAAATCCGGCAAACCTTACATAAAAACGGCATAA
- a CDS encoding ABC transporter permease subunit — MAVENSKILTAEQEMKLRQPIEDYVGKIQEKIDSLRADGTDKVLSLQNDMDVVKKDRIFTKEEKDAKIAQLKAELEKAKAVEAKNKDEISKLIADAEAYLKEHFVKDYYQHVVESCKLEKVQAQEKYRRHVEELEKQHKDILSKITDHQEIKDEKYVHKNRLFDAKMELEKDFQQIKDRRHAAFAYRNHLIDLLRMSKFTFAETMAEKWENYKYTFNRRAFLLRNGLYIAIILIFIALCIITPMVKGVPLLTYNNVLNILQQASPRMFLALGVAGLILLAGTDLSVGRMVGMGMTTATIIMHQGINTGMVFGHVFDFTSLPVPVRVIFALFMCVVLCTFFTTIAGFFTAKFKMHPFISTMANMLVIFGLVTYSTKGVSFGAIESSIPGMIIPKINGFPTIILWAVAAVIIVWFIWNKTTFGKNLFAVGGNAEAAAVSGISVFRVTVGAFILAGILYGFGSWLECIRMVGSGSAAYGQGWEMDAIAACVVGGVSFTGGIGKISGVVVGVFIFTALTYSLTILGIDTNLQFVFSGIIILSAVTLDCLKYVQKK; from the coding sequence ATGGCAGTTGAAAACAGTAAGATACTTACGGCTGAGCAGGAGATGAAGCTGCGCCAGCCAATAGAGGATTATGTCGGCAAAATTCAGGAGAAGATCGACAGCCTCAGAGCAGACGGAACAGATAAGGTCCTTTCCCTTCAGAATGACATGGATGTAGTGAAAAAGGATCGTATCTTCACGAAAGAAGAAAAGGATGCCAAAATTGCCCAGCTTAAAGCTGAACTGGAAAAGGCAAAGGCAGTTGAGGCTAAGAATAAAGATGAGATTTCCAAACTCATCGCAGATGCTGAAGCTTATTTAAAGGAGCATTTTGTCAAGGATTACTATCAGCATGTGGTGGAGAGCTGTAAGCTGGAAAAGGTTCAGGCTCAGGAAAAGTACCGCAGGCATGTTGAAGAGCTTGAGAAGCAGCATAAGGATATTTTATCCAAGATTACAGATCATCAGGAGATTAAGGACGAAAAGTATGTTCATAAAAACAGGCTTTTCGATGCCAAGATGGAGCTTGAGAAAGATTTCCAGCAGATTAAGGACAGAAGACATGCAGCATTTGCATACAGGAATCACCTGATCGACCTTCTGCGTATGTCTAAATTTACCTTCGCAGAGACCATGGCAGAGAAATGGGAGAACTACAAGTACACCTTTAACCGCAGGGCGTTCCTGCTCAGAAATGGTCTGTACATTGCAATCATTTTAATTTTCATTGCTCTGTGCATCATTACTCCAATGGTAAAGGGCGTTCCGCTGCTTACCTACAATAACGTGCTGAATATTCTTCAGCAGGCTTCTCCGCGAATGTTCCTGGCTCTCGGCGTTGCAGGCCTGATCCTGTTAGCTGGTACAGACCTTTCCGTCGGACGTATGGTTGGTATGGGTATGACAACCGCAACCATTATCATGCACCAGGGAATCAACACAGGTATGGTGTTCGGACATGTATTTGACTTCACCTCTTTACCTGTTCCTGTGAGAGTCATCTTCGCGTTATTCATGTGCGTGGTTTTATGTACCTTCTTCACAACGATTGCCGGCTTCTTCACTGCCAAGTTTAAGATGCATCCGTTCATCTCAACGATGGCAAACATGCTTGTAATCTTTGGACTTGTTACATATTCCACAAAGGGTGTATCCTTCGGTGCGATCGAATCCTCAATTCCGGGAATGATTATTCCGAAGATTAACGGATTCCCAACCATTATTCTCTGGGCAGTAGCAGCAGTGATTATTGTTTGGTTTATCTGGAATAAGACCACATTCGGAAAGAACCTGTTCGCTGTCGGCGGAAACGCAGAGGCGGCAGCAGTTTCCGGTATCTCTGTATTCCGTGTGACCGTGGGTGCATTCATCCTGGCTGGTATTCTTTACGGCTTCGGCTCCTGGCTGGAGTGTATCAGAATGGTGGGTTCCGGTTCCGCAGCTTATGGACAGGGCTGGGAGATGGATGCCATCGCAGCCTGCGTAGTCGGCGGTGTATCCTTCACAGGCGGTATTGGTAAGATTTCCGGTGTCGTAGTTGGTGTATTTATCTTCACCGCTCTGACATACTCTCTTACAATCCTTGGTATCGATACAAACCTTCAGTTCGTATTCTCAGGTATCATTATCCTTTCAGCTGTAACGCTTGACTGTCTGAAGTACGTTCAGAAGAAGTAA
- a CDS encoding sugar ABC transporter ATP-binding protein encodes MADKKDDIVLSIRGMSKSFGRNRVLDHINLDVKRGTVMGLMGENGAGKSTMMKCLFGTYQKDEGNIFLDGKEISFSGPKDALENGIAMVHQELNQCLERNVIDNLFLGRYPVNSLGVVDEGRMKKKASELFRKLGMTVNLTQPMRNMSVSQRQMCEIAKAISYNSKVIVLDEPTSSLTVQEVDKLFEMMRMLKEQGIALIYISHKMDEIFEICDEISVLRDGKMVMTKKTSETDMNELIAAMVGRSLENRFPPVDNTPKDVILSVQHLSTKFEPYLQDVSFDVREGEIFGLYGLVGAGRTELLETMFGIRTRAAGRVYFRNRLMNFNSAKEAIEHGFALITEERKANGLFLKGDLTFNTTIANLDQYKVGMALSDQKMVKATAQEIKIMHTKCMGPDDMISSLSGGNQQKVIFGKWLERSPQVFMMDEPTRGIDVGAKYEIYELIIKMAKQGKTIIVVSSEMPEILGITNRIGVMSNGHLSGIVNTKETNQEELLRLSAKYL; translated from the coding sequence ATGGCAGATAAGAAAGATGATATCGTCTTATCAATACGCGGTATGAGCAAGTCCTTCGGCCGAAACAGGGTTCTGGATCACATCAATCTGGATGTGAAGCGCGGAACCGTCATGGGCCTGATGGGCGAAAATGGCGCCGGTAAGTCGACAATGATGAAGTGCCTTTTCGGAACATATCAAAAGGATGAGGGCAATATCTTCCTTGACGGCAAGGAAATCAGCTTTTCCGGACCGAAAGATGCTCTTGAAAACGGTATTGCAATGGTTCACCAGGAATTGAATCAGTGTCTGGAGAGAAATGTAATTGATAATTTATTCCTTGGACGTTATCCGGTTAATTCCTTAGGTGTAGTTGATGAAGGCCGAATGAAAAAGAAGGCATCAGAGCTGTTCAGAAAGCTGGGCATGACAGTGAATCTTACACAGCCCATGAGAAATATGTCCGTATCCCAGAGGCAGATGTGCGAGATTGCAAAGGCTATCTCCTACAATTCAAAGGTAATTGTTCTGGATGAGCCGACTTCCTCTCTGACAGTTCAGGAGGTTGACAAGCTCTTTGAAATGATGAGAATGCTGAAGGAGCAGGGAATTGCTCTTATCTATATTTCTCATAAGATGGATGAAATTTTTGAGATCTGTGATGAGATTTCTGTGCTTCGTGACGGTAAGATGGTTATGACGAAGAAAACCTCAGAGACAGATATGAACGAGCTGATTGCAGCCATGGTTGGCCGTTCACTGGAGAACAGATTCCCGCCGGTGGACAATACGCCAAAGGATGTGATTCTGTCCGTTCAGCACCTTTCTACAAAGTTTGAACCCTACCTTCAGGACGTTTCATTCGATGTCCGGGAGGGAGAAATTTTCGGACTATACGGTCTGGTGGGAGCAGGACGTACAGAGCTTCTGGAAACGATGTTCGGTATCCGTACCAGAGCGGCAGGGCGTGTCTATTTCAGAAACCGCCTGATGAATTTTAACAGCGCAAAGGAAGCCATAGAGCACGGGTTTGCATTGATTACCGAGGAGCGTAAGGCGAACGGGCTCTTCCTGAAGGGAGACCTTACCTTTAACACCACGATTGCAAACCTGGATCAGTATAAGGTAGGTATGGCGCTTTCCGATCAGAAAATGGTAAAGGCTACTGCACAGGAGATTAAGATCATGCATACGAAATGCATGGGACCGGACGATATGATCTCAAGCCTTTCAGGAGGAAACCAGCAGAAGGTCATCTTCGGAAAATGGCTGGAGAGGAGTCCTCAGGTATTCATGATGGACGAACCGACCAGAGGTATTGATGTAGGCGCAAAGTATGAGATATACGAGCTGATTATCAAAATGGCAAAACAGGGAAAGACCATTATTGTTGTTTCCTCTGAGATGCCGGAGATTCTGGGAATCACAAACCGTATCGGAGTTATGTCAAACGGTCATCTTTCTGGAATTGTCAACACAAAGGAGACAAACCAGGAGGAGCTTTTAAGACTCAGTGCAAAATACCTATAA
- a CDS encoding substrate-binding domain-containing protein, whose amino-acid sequence MKKRVLALSMASLMAFGLVGCSGGSSETAQTTAAAGSEAAGETTAAGDTGAKADAEVANKDKPLVWFNRQPSNSSTGELDMNALSFNDSTYYVGFDANQGAELQGTMVKEYIEKNIDTIDRNGDGIIGYVLAIGDIGHNDSIARTRGVRKALGTGLEKDGAIVSDPVGINTDGTSTAVQDGSIEVNGKTYVVRELASQEMKNSAGATWDAATAGNAIGTWASSFGDQIDVIASNNDGMGMSMFNAWSKDNKVPTFGYDANNDAVAAITEGYGGTISQHADVQAYLTLRVLRNGLDGVDIDTGIGTPDEAGNVLSDDVYVYNEDERSYYALNVAVTADNYQDFTDSTKVYEPVSNQLDAASHPEKTVWLDIYNASDNFLSSTYQPLLQKYDDLLNLKVDYIGGDGQTESNITNRLGNPSQYDAFAINMVKTDNAASYTALLSQ is encoded by the coding sequence ATGAAGAAAAGAGTTCTGGCACTGTCCATGGCTTCTTTAATGGCTTTCGGACTTGTAGGCTGCTCAGGCGGCTCATCTGAAACAGCTCAGACAACTGCAGCAGCAGGCTCTGAGGCAGCAGGAGAGACAACTGCGGCAGGAGATACAGGAGCCAAGGCAGATGCTGAGGTGGCAAACAAGGACAAGCCATTAGTATGGTTCAACCGTCAGCCATCCAACAGCTCCACAGGAGAGCTTGACATGAACGCTCTCAGCTTCAACGACTCTACATACTATGTAGGTTTCGATGCAAACCAGGGTGCTGAGCTTCAGGGAACCATGGTTAAGGAGTACATTGAGAAGAACATCGACACAATCGACCGCAACGGCGACGGCATCATCGGATACGTTCTGGCAATCGGTGATATCGGACACAATGACTCTATCGCACGTACAAGAGGCGTTCGTAAGGCTCTCGGCACAGGCCTTGAGAAAGACGGCGCGATTGTCAGCGATCCGGTTGGTATCAATACAGACGGAACTTCCACAGCAGTTCAGGATGGTTCCATCGAAGTAAACGGAAAGACATACGTTGTAAGAGAGCTGGCTTCCCAGGAGATGAAGAACTCCGCAGGAGCTACATGGGATGCAGCTACAGCAGGCAACGCAATCGGTACATGGGCTTCTTCTTTCGGAGATCAGATCGATGTTATCGCTTCCAACAACGACGGTATGGGAATGTCCATGTTCAACGCATGGTCCAAGGACAACAAGGTTCCAACCTTCGGATATGACGCAAACAACGATGCAGTGGCAGCTATCACAGAGGGCTACGGCGGAACAATCAGCCAGCACGCTGACGTTCAGGCTTACCTGACACTCCGTGTTCTTCGCAACGGTCTTGACGGCGTAGATATCGACACAGGTATCGGTACACCTGATGAGGCTGGAAACGTTCTCTCCGACGATGTATATGTATACAACGAGGACGAGCGTTCCTACTACGCATTAAACGTAGCAGTTACAGCTGACAACTACCAGGATTTCACAGATTCCACAAAGGTTTACGAGCCGGTATCCAACCAGTTAGACGCAGCTTCCCATCCGGAGAAGACCGTATGGCTTGACATTTACAACGCTTCTGATAACTTCTTAAGCTCCACCTATCAGCCGCTGCTTCAGAAGTACGATGATCTTCTGAACCTGAAGGTTGACTACATCGGCGGAGACGGACAGACAGAGTCCAATATCACAAACCGTCTTGGAAACCCAAGTCAGTATGATGCGTTCGCAATTAACATGGTTAAGACAGACAACGCAGCTTCTTATACAGCTTTACTGAGTCAGTAA
- a CDS encoding argininosuccinate synthase — translation MKEKVILAYSGGLDTTAIIPWLKEHFDYEVICCCIDCGQGEELTGLEERAKLSGASKLYIEDIVDDFCDNYIVPCVQAGAVYENKYLLGTSMARPGIAKKLVEIARKEGASAICHGATGKGNDQIRFELGIKALAPDLKIIAPWRMTDVWTMQSRQDEIDYCKAHGIDLPFSADSSYSRDRNLWHISHEGLELEDPAAEPDYEHLLVLGVTPEKAPDEPEYVTMTFEKGVPTSLNGKAMKVSDIIRGLNELGGKHGIGIVDIVENRVVGMKSRGVYETPGGTILMEAHAQLEELVLDRATMEVKKDMGNKFAQIVYEGKWFTPLREAIQAFVEKTQEYVTGEVKFKLYKGNIIKAGTTSPYSLYSESLASFTTGELYDHHDAEGFITLFGLPLKVRAMKMAELEGQNGK, via the coding sequence ATGAAAGAGAAGGTAATCCTGGCATATTCCGGCGGACTTGACACGACCGCTATTATTCCATGGCTCAAAGAACATTTCGATTACGAGGTGATCTGCTGCTGCATCGACTGCGGACAGGGTGAAGAACTCACAGGTCTGGAGGAGAGGGCAAAGCTGTCCGGAGCGTCAAAGCTCTATATCGAGGACATTGTGGATGACTTCTGTGACAACTATATTGTTCCCTGTGTTCAGGCAGGTGCAGTCTACGAAAACAAATATCTGCTGGGAACCTCCATGGCCCGCCCCGGCATCGCCAAAAAACTGGTGGAGATTGCGAGAAAGGAAGGAGCCTCTGCCATCTGTCACGGTGCGACGGGAAAAGGCAATGATCAGATCCGCTTCGAGCTGGGAATCAAAGCCCTGGCCCCGGATCTGAAAATTATTGCCCCCTGGAGAATGACAGACGTATGGACCATGCAGTCCCGTCAGGATGAAATCGACTACTGCAAGGCCCACGGCATCGACCTTCCCTTCTCCGCAGACTCCAGCTACAGCCGCGACAGAAATCTCTGGCACATCAGCCACGAAGGATTGGAGCTTGAGGATCCTGCTGCCGAGCCTGACTATGAGCACCTGCTGGTTCTCGGCGTGACACCGGAAAAAGCTCCTGACGAGCCGGAGTATGTCACTATGACCTTTGAGAAGGGCGTTCCCACCTCCCTCAACGGAAAGGCTATGAAGGTTTCCGATATTATCCGCGGTTTAAATGAGCTGGGCGGAAAACACGGAATCGGAATCGTCGACATCGTGGAAAACCGGGTAGTGGGCATGAAGTCCCGCGGCGTCTATGAAACACCGGGAGGCACGATTTTAATGGAGGCCCATGCTCAGCTCGAAGAACTTGTGCTGGATCGGGCTACCATGGAGGTCAAAAAAGATATGGGAAACAAATTCGCTCAGATTGTCTATGAAGGAAAGTGGTTCACCCCGCTGCGTGAGGCCATTCAGGCTTTTGTGGAAAAGACGCAGGAGTATGTAACCGGAGAGGTAAAATTCAAGCTGTACAAGGGCAATATCATCAAGGCCGGAACCACCTCCCCCTACTCTCTCTACAGTGAGTCCCTGGCCTCCTTCACTACAGGCGAACTCTACGACCACCACGATGCAGAGGGCTTTATCACTCTGTTCGGACTGCCGCTCAAGGTACGGGCCATGAAGATGGCAGAGCTCGAGGGCCAGAACGGAAAATAA
- the recJ gene encoding single-stranded-DNA-specific exonuclease RecJ: MAEEIWMLQTKRADFGVIAERFGIDPVTARVIRNRGIEGMENIERYLYGNLDGLYSPWLLKDMKPAVEILRQKITAGKRIRIVGDYDIDGVCSTYILYTALRRLGAEADYAIPDRIKDGYGINESIIREAHEDGIDTILTCDNGISAFSQISLAKEFGMTVIVTDHHEVPLDAEAEVIPPADAVVNPKQRDCRYPFPEICGAVVAYKLVEALYEEYGIAREEWLDMLEFAAIATVGDVMRLQDENRIIVKYGLRRMAETKNLGLKKLAEKNNLDLSTITAYHIGFVIGPCLNAGGRLQTAKLALSMLLAETEDEAEALAQELKSLNDMRKDMTEQWTAEAKLLADTRYRDDKVLVVFLPECHESLAGIIAGRLREYCQKPALVLTRGEEAVKGSGRSIEAYHMFKKLSEVKELLLKFGGHPMAAGLSLLEENIEPFRKALNENSGLTEEDFKAKVWIDVPMPIDYIKERLVEELKILEPFGQGNEKPLFAQKGVRIRSCRVIGKNKNVVKMVLEGQGGRAMDGMLFTDGLAFEEERNGRRMLDIVYYPEINEYNGSRNIQVVIRRYRFC; this comes from the coding sequence ATGGCAGAGGAAATTTGGATGCTTCAGACGAAACGGGCTGATTTTGGGGTGATTGCCGAGCGGTTTGGAATCGATCCGGTGACCGCCAGAGTGATCAGAAACCGCGGAATCGAGGGGATGGAGAATATAGAGCGGTATCTGTATGGAAATCTGGACGGCCTGTATTCCCCGTGGCTTTTGAAGGATATGAAACCGGCTGTAGAAATTTTGAGGCAGAAAATTACAGCGGGAAAGCGGATTCGGATAGTGGGAGACTACGATATTGACGGCGTCTGCTCTACCTATATTCTGTATACAGCGCTCAGGCGCCTTGGCGCAGAGGCAGATTATGCGATCCCTGACCGCATTAAGGATGGATATGGAATCAATGAATCCATTATCAGGGAGGCCCATGAGGATGGGATCGACACAATTCTGACCTGCGACAATGGGATATCGGCCTTTTCACAGATCAGCCTTGCCAAAGAGTTCGGCATGACTGTGATTGTGACCGATCACCACGAGGTTCCCCTCGACGCAGAGGCGGAGGTGATTCCGCCGGCTGACGCTGTCGTAAATCCGAAACAGAGAGACTGCAGATATCCATTTCCGGAAATCTGCGGGGCCGTGGTGGCATACAAGCTGGTGGAGGCTCTCTATGAGGAATACGGGATTGCGCGGGAGGAATGGCTGGACATGCTGGAATTTGCAGCCATTGCAACAGTGGGAGATGTGATGAGGCTCCAGGATGAAAACAGAATCATTGTCAAATACGGGCTCCGCAGGATGGCAGAAACGAAGAATCTGGGGCTTAAAAAGCTGGCGGAAAAGAACAATCTCGATTTGAGTACAATAACGGCCTACCACATCGGATTCGTCATCGGTCCCTGCCTGAATGCCGGAGGCAGACTTCAGACGGCAAAGCTGGCCCTGTCCATGCTTCTCGCGGAAACGGAAGACGAGGCGGAAGCCCTGGCTCAGGAGCTTAAGAGCTTAAACGATATGAGGAAGGATATGACAGAGCAGTGGACGGCAGAGGCAAAGCTTTTGGCTGACACCCGGTACAGGGATGACAAGGTTCTGGTTGTATTCCTGCCGGAATGCCACGAATCTCTGGCCGGAATTATCGCGGGAAGGCTCAGGGAATACTGCCAGAAGCCGGCGCTCGTGCTGACCAGAGGAGAGGAGGCTGTGAAGGGCTCCGGACGCTCCATAGAGGCTTACCACATGTTTAAAAAGCTGTCTGAGGTTAAGGAGCTTCTTCTCAAGTTCGGAGGGCATCCGATGGCAGCCGGGCTCTCGCTTCTGGAAGAAAACATCGAGCCGTTCCGGAAGGCTCTGAATGAAAATTCCGGCCTGACAGAGGAGGATTTTAAGGCAAAGGTGTGGATCGACGTGCCGATGCCCATTGACTACATAAAGGAGAGACTGGTGGAGGAGCTTAAAATTCTGGAGCCCTTTGGCCAGGGAAATGAAAAGCCCCTGTTTGCCCAGAAAGGGGTTAGAATCAGGAGCTGCCGGGTAATCGGGAAAAATAAGAATGTGGTAAAAATGGTTCTGGAAGGGCAGGGAGGACGGGCCATGGACGGAATGCTGTTTACAGACGGCCTGGCCTTCGAGGAAGAGCGAAATGGGCGGAGAATGCTCGACATCGTATATTACCCTGAAATCAATGAATACAACGGCAGCAGAAATATCCAGGTGGTGATACGCAGGTACAGGTTCTGTTAA